The stretch of DNA aaaaaataattatagttgtttctaaaagaaaataaatattttaaagtaatttttggatcaaaaatttggggcgttacataaatacatttgtgttaattttattaagtcaaatacttaaaaaaaaaattaattcaaatacattttgtctaaattttggatcaaatatatcaacttttgttgattatttttctcttatatttaagACTAgaggaaatataattttagtccttGTAATTATAGTTGTTTTAGTTTAtgcatgttttttttgtttggattcaTTCcttacaaattcaaataaatttatttttagactCTAATGTTATATGTGGCTCAATAAAATCATGTTATGTGGCCTAATAAGCTTACGACATAGACTAAAAGCAACAATTTATGACTTTGTAGAGATtgaattcaaacaaaaaatttacaaaaactaaaaaaaaatatatataattgaacatttatataaaaaaaatgagttcatttataatttttttttaaagaaagacacaaaataacttaaatatttggACTCAGCACCATTCTCacactctaaattttttatataaaaaaaaaaagtaaaagaatagTAGGAATTCAATCTCTTATCtcctattaatattttttcggTGTTCTTTAGTTCACCAACCAAACTATTTATGTGAGACACATTATTATTCTCATTGGTGACCCCGAAAGCAGTTGAGATGGGCGACTACTCAGAGTCCCAAGTTTTTAGGGGagctttttttttgtatttgagtaatattatttagtatgtatagatattaaaaaataattttatttaaaaaaattatacaaatagttttttgaaaattttagtttagcattaaaatgttagatcattatttgataaaaaatttaaaacatgttGTAAACATCTTAAAACTTGCTAAAATATGACAATTCTTATTATATTAATGGTGAAATTCTATTTGAAGAATTAAAGTTCATTTGATAGTTGTAACAATTGAATTAAAATCAACTTATATGATATTGAGTTATTCacatttaattttgtttccCTAATGCAGCATTCTTGtagaataatattaactatacatattattgttattgatataatttttttaaaattgaaattatgacTGAATTATCATCAaagtattttatataaaaaataaaatcttagtTATGATTGAGTTATATATGGGTCATGCTAACATGTGCTCTAAGGGCACATGTTAAAGATACTTAAAATAGAAATCTTTTATTGAAAAGAACAATATTGGAactttcaaaaactaaaatgcaTAAGTtccaatatatattttatatattttatatatttgaattattaacaTGTGCACTTGGAACACATGTTAATGTTTtccattatatatttatgattttgcAGTTACAAAGGCAACATTTTCTTTGATTCTCCAAAGGTACCAAAATTTTAAGGATCGATTATGGTtcttccttaacttaatttttagtGTCAATTTGATTCCTTATCTTTAAGTAAATTAACACAAATTGGTCTTTTCtattaaattagaattaaatAGCGTTAAGAGTTCAAGATGTCGCGTCTAATGTGCATTTAAGAAAATGTAAATGTTTCTTATTCATCCCAGATATATTTAAGATTTACCATATCTCATTTTCCCTAAAATTTGTTGATAattctagaaagaaaaaaaagtgaaaatgcTATATTTTACAATCCAAAAGTGAAACATTTAGCCTTCTTATACCACGACAAATGACCATCCAAATGCACAGTTTTATCGTTTTTGTGCATATCATTGACAACacacatataatttaaaatattgaaagatttgaaagttgcaacaagaaaaaaaatatggagaAGATATAAAATGGAATGGCGCCACACTGTTACTTCTAtggagaagaaaaaataataagccTTAAAGTGAAAGATTGCACACAAAGAAACATGGTttcttgataaaataaaaaagatagtcCAATCCATAACTAAAAAGAGACGAAGCTCTCACAAATacacattgtaatttttcaacaaattttttctcattttcattACTTCTGCATGAATATATATTGGAGGATGAGTTCTATTTGCtttttttgtttacaaaaaAACATGCATTAAACTAGAAACTTCATTCTTGAATATCTTTGTCTCCTTTTAATGGCTTGTTACTTACAAAATATGAAGAATTTCATTTAGCCTTCAAAGCATCTAATTAATGTTGACTTCTTACACACCACATAAGTGCTTTTGCACCTCCCCTTTGAAGCCTCTCGGATACCACTTTGCTTTATGATTCAGCccacttttaaaattaacaaaaaagacTCTAAAATAATCGAAACTTAAGTTGGACTGAACACCTATTACTTGCAGCCCATTACTTGCAACCCTTCTTTTCTATTCTTGAAACTAAAATTTGATTGTGAAGATTGGGTCTAAGGTGTCCCTCCCAGATTCTCATCATTGATAACATACTCAAAATACAGATGGATATAAAcataggaaaattaaaataagtaaacaaAAAGATGGAATAGATTAAGAGACAGAGGAAAAAAACGCCACAATCAAGATTATTGATAAAACAGGAATAATCACCATAAGAATAAGAAAGTCATTGATAAGATTCAAACAAATTTCAATTCAAAACCTCAAAGAGAATAAAATATCATTCACAATTCTCaaagatacatttttttatttaatctaatCTCCATTTtctatgtatgtatatataggAGCAAGAGAAGCCACAATAAACTACCATTAATCCTAGTGTCGACATTAATTTTCCCAATAATTACCTTGTCTAGTCTTAAGTAGAAAATAGTTACAAAACAATCAAAAAAAAAGCCAAGGGACATGTAtaggtattttttttaaataccctttatttgaaaaaaaaaaataccaaattaCTCTTTATTCAAAACTATATACTAAAATACCTCTTATTTTTTGCTTATTTATAAGTTGCATTtgcaaatggcgacttccttaaggaagacCGAGTTTGCAAAGGCGACTTCCTAAAgggtatttttcaaaaaaaaaaaaaaaaattgggtcaatttttttgtaaatttgaaacaaaaattgaaattaaaaaaaaaaattcccttAAAGAAGTTGTCTTTGTAAACTcggacttccttaaggaagtcgccatttatAAAAGTGACTTATAATtaagaagaacaaaaaaaaagtatttttaatgtatagttttgaaaatagagtattttggtaaaaaaaaaaaaatcaaataaggGTTATTGGAAAAGCAATCCCATTGTTTAAACAACTCATTATTATTTGtcactatttattttatttaactattattttaatgaaccaaataaaataataaaatcaccaCAAACTCATGGTCAACTTCCATCCCATTATAGACCCTAAATTTGGTCATGATGTGTGAAATATAAGTTGTAGGAAATGTTGTTATTTTTTCAACGCGTCAAAGAATACCTCAATTAGAATTCATAAACTcaagatatttttaaaacaattcaaGCCCATCATTTCTAAAGAAATCcaattttgttcttcttttgTCGATTTTTTTTTAGAGGTTTCATTTCACATGTTTAATGAACTCATGATCTCATCAACGACCACCATATTTCAATAATCCTTTTCTGCATGGGTTTCAATAATTAAGTTGTTGAAGATAATTAAACATAGTTTGTATCTTCATGGGTTTCAATAATTAAGTTGTTGAAGATAAATTTATCTGTTGAGCTCATTATAGAATCCCAAAAATCACTCCTTATAACTTAAATGAAATTACAGGAAACAAAGTGGTAAGGGGTTAGAGGATAGGATAATTAGAGCATTGTCTTACAGATCTTTGGAGTATGCAGATTCTGGATGATAATTAGAGGATATGCATAATTTGTCTTCTCAAAGGATTAATTGCCATCTAATAATTTACTCTCATAAGAATGTTGACTTCTTCAGAGTCGTTGACTTTATCAAAAGCATTGACTTTTTTCGTGAATGTTGACTGAGCGACGACTTTCTCTAAAGGCAAATGAATCAGATGCTTGACGTAGTCATTGGAGGCAGCTTAGTCATACATCTGCTTACATCTTCATAGGCAACTAAGTCAGATGCTTGCTTGCATCCCCAGAGGCAACTGAGTCAGACCATTGCTTGTACCAATATAGCATAATATCCTACACAAACACTTGATCTTGGAACtgcaaatttaattaaaacattaGCATTAAATTGTTCACACCAAATACCTTTtgctatcatcaaaacaagataAGGAGTTGTTCTTCAaaccattttggttttaacaaTCTCCCActttttgatgatgataaaatatcaatttttgtgaacaatttaataataaaaaactaaagCATAATTCATAAAGCTCTCCCTAACTCTAagcatatttaaatataagagTGCAGAGTAAtattcaaactttttcaaaataaaagaaaaactctCATTCTTTTTGAAAGTATTAAATCAGAGTATTCGAGGATTTGTTTTTAAAAccttataaaattgttctcaaaatctattctcccccttttgtcatcaaacaaaaaaagtGAATAATTTCCTGTCAGATTATTACTAAAATAGACTTACACAAACTGCAGAGTATATTAATTGAATGGAGCAGAGCATATATATTTAACTTGCAAATTCTATTCTATCAGAGGCAATGCATATTCCAATCAAAACTTCAATCGGTTATTGGAACAATGTTCAAAATTTCTTTAATAGAGTTAAACTTCTCCTCAACAAGGAGTTTCGTAAAAATATATGCCCATTGATCTTCAGTGTTGACAAATTTTATATCTAAGATTCCCATTTGGACAAAATCTCTTATAAAGTGAAGTTTGATTTCTATATGTTTTGGTCTGGAatgtaaaatatgatttttagttAAACAAATTGCAGATGTGTTGTCACAAAAAATTGGAATTATACTCTCATAGAGTTTGTAATCCTCTATATGATGTTTCATCCACATAAGTTGAGTGTTGCATCCAGCTGCATAAATGTATTCTACTTCTGTTATGGACAAAGCTATCGTGCCTTACTTCTTTCTTGACCAGGAGATCAGAGTTTCACCCAGAAACGTATAGTTTCCACtaatgttttttctttcaagcTTATCTTCTGCATTGTCGGCATTGCAAAATCCAACTAACCTGTACTAAAAAGATTGCTTATAAAACTAGCCAAGGTTAGTAGTGTCTTTTAGGTATCTAACAATCCTTTGTGGTCAACCTGTTTGCCTGATTCCTTGAGAAGTTCTTAGTGTACTTGATCTGATGAATCAAAACACcatctttattttattggatGTGAATCCTATGAAAAATTtcagttctcccatcatactcatttgaaattcatgtTGCATCAACTTAGCAAAATCTCGACAAAGCTTGTTGTTAGTTGAACTAAAgataatatcatctacataaatTTGAACTATAAGAAGGTCATTTTTAAATGATCTTCTAAATATGGTAGTGTCaacttgtcctctttcaaaatcattttcaagtAACCATTTATAGGCAACAAAagataataaaatgtaaattgcttctaaccttgccACTAGAGCAAACGTCTCGATGTAATCTATATCTTCCAAATGAGTGTCACCTTGAGCTATGAGTTGAGctttatttataataacttttCCCTCCTCGTTCAACTTATTCCTAAAtacccacttggttccaatggGATTCTTTTCCTCTGGTATGGGTACAAGATCCCAAATGTCATTCATCTTGAATTCTTTAAGTTGTTCTTGCATTGCCAGAATCCATTTATCCTCTGATAGGGCTTCATCAAAAGAGGTTGGTTCGATTTGAGATAGCAaactaaacaaatatttatcttttagaGTAGATATGGTCTTTAGAGGATCACTTGTATTGCCTATAATCAAGGAGTCTAGATGAGATGATTTGTATTCCATCCAGTTCTAGATTCTAGAGAATCTTGACTTATTCTAAAGTTATCAGTCTTATCCTTTGTTTTTTGTTCGTTTCCTCAGATGTGTTCAGTTCCTCCAATTTTCCTGTTTCTTCAAGTTTTCATGGTTCATCTCGAGTTTTCTTCGAGTTTCCTGTTTCTTCGACCAATTATTCTTCTCTTTTGATTTCCTTGAAATCCAACTATTCCTCCGACCTTTAAGGTCATGTATTGGAATATATACGTTTCTCTCATCATGTATCatgagcaaccactgtccatGTCCATGATTGGCATTTTAGCTCTACTAAGGACGTCTACAAGAGGAATTAGTTTATctttaggtacccaaatttcattgggtccttgtttgttagtttttaaaggctttcttgtctttccatgttTTAAGCATATGAAAAGATACTTGGTTGTGTCCTTTCATGGAACATACAACACAAACAAACTTGGAAGATATAGTATTTTATGTTGGTTATTCAAACCTAATTCCTCTTTTTCCATTTCTACTAACATCATAGATCATtgaagaaacttttgaaaatgtAATTCGTATTTGACTGATTTACAAATCTCATCCTCATAGGGTTTTGAAATGTTTTCATTCAGGGTCACGTTCTCTcttaagtttttcaaaatatttttcaagaaaGTTATACTTTTCAGTTAAATCATTATGGGCTTTTCTTAGAGTTTTTAGTTTTGATGACATAAAatgattgttatttaaaaacTCGTTTAAAGTAGTTATAAGCTCACTACGAGATAGATCAAagaatacctcaatttcttcatcatagtTAGAATTAGAGTCAGATTGTATATCAGTCATCAGAGCCATGTTTGAAAGTTCTTCATCATTAGAGGATTCATCATAATTATCCCATGTAATCagtaatattttattggtcTTAGATTCTTTCTTTTGACTTCTTCTCTCAAGTATTGGACATTCTTCCTTGACGTGTACAAgttccttatttatttatttatttatttatttatttatttttgtttttaagtctAATAAGgttattatttttactacttgtacactaaataaaaaaataagtcaCCCGTTTCCCTAATTATATGAGGCTGCTTAATTTTTGCtacaaaaaaatccaaaatccaAAATCTAATTTTATCTCATGAACACACAGATTCATCGTATAAGCCTATAAATTGAGAATAAAAATCACCAGAGAAGGAGGATTTTTTCTTggacagaaaataaaatataaaaaagagaaatagaGACTATAAAAgtataagagaaaaaatatagtaaatgaagaagaagaaaatacaaGATATAGCAAGGTATTTTAAATCTCTTTAATATtgaatattctatatatatatatatatatgtatgtatatattctttttatgaTTACATTTAataccaacaaaaaaaactatattcatTGTCTTCAAACCttgagtttgaaaaatacaaaggtgtcacatgtcctaaaaatcatctgaCCATGTATTGTAGAAAAATGGTTTCTCATGCTCATAATGACAAacttttcattcattttttcaaGATAGTTTAAGTGGAGCATcattaagttggtatatgcatgtCGAGCGAAATCGAATATGTTCGTGCAAAGACTTGGTTGATGCTTTCTTGAAACAATACTGGTACAACATTGACATGACCCCAAATAGAATGCAATTCCAAAATACGTTGAAAAAGGACAATGAAACATTCAAAGAAAATGCACAACGATGGAGAGAAGTGGTATCGCAAGTAGAACCTTTTTTTCATCTAAAATATTCAATGGTTGGTATGATTATGGATACTCTCAAATCTCCATTTTATGATAGGATGATTgacagtatgtcatcaaacttcTTTGACATGGTCATGATAGAAGAAATATTAGAAAGTGGAATGAGAAGTGGCAAAATCGTATGTGGAGCGAGTGGTGTGAAGAAACCCTTGATGGGATTCACAAAGAAGAAAGACAAGGATGCTAATGTTGTAATAGTAAACCCAAGGGTCTCCTATTCTTCACCCAAGAATTCTTATCGACCTCCAAATTTCCAGCCACTGATACCTCATATGTGGTTGCGACCTCACAACCTTCATACCCTCAATTACACCCTTCAAGGCCACCTTATTATCAACCACCTATTGTCCAATCCCCACCTGTCACATTTTCCCAACAAAAccaatggaaccaaaatccaaacTCGAATCAATACAAACCACCAGTTAATCGAGAAAAGAAGCTAACCCATTTGGACCCAATTCCCGTGACATACAACCAATTGTTGTCTCGCATactccaaaattcaatggtagtcctaagaccaatgaaacctcttcAGAAAATGGTACAACCCAAATTCCAAATGTGAATATCATGCAGTTTTCGTAGGACATTCCTTCGAAGATTACtaagccctaaaatctaaagtgcaaaaattgattaatgcaaaatggcttaccttcaaggaagaAAGTCCCAATGTGGGGGAGTAATCCCTTGTTGGGCCACTAAAATCCCTCTGTCAATATCATTGAAGATGGGGTAGACCAATGTGCAATTAAGAATATATAACATGCGATAACCCCTATGAAAGTGAGTTTTGCTGAGCTATGCAAGTTAAACTTGATTGAGACGATTAACAATGAGATTAATATTTGTGGCGTTCACCCAACTGATTCAGGTTCCATAAAAAATTGTGAAGAGCTCAAGGAATTCATTCAATAATTAATGGACAAGAATTTCATACAGGTAAGTTGTACAAAAGATGAACATGTGTTGACCATATAGTCGTGCGTTGAAAATAATAGATCTTACGCCAACTCCAAGAGTTGTCCAAGCACTAACCCCTTTTCTTATGAAAGTTTTAAGGCGGTACCATGGAATTATGAAGTCATATCCCATTTGACCAATCATCAATCAAGTAATAGCTATGGACCTAAAGAAAATAATGTCACCAATATTTTAGGGATTGGTGGGATGACTCAGAGTGGTCGATTCTATGTCCCTAAGCAACATAGAAAAAAGCAAGGTCATggagaaaaagagaaaagaagCTCTGAATCATGCTACAAAAGGACTAGAGACTTGCAACAAGGTGATGTCTAAAGAAAaagctaatgaatttttgaagtttatcaagcaaagtgaatataaggtggtggGTCAACTAAATTAAAACCCTTTCCAAGATATTTGTTTTATCCTTGTTATTGAACTTTGAAGTACATATAAGGGCattgatgaaagttttaaacgagATATATGTTACTCATAGTTTGATGCAGTTGTCGGTAACATCACTACTAGAAGTTGTTTGAATATAAGAGGAAatagcataataaagcactacacatctcTGTGAATTGTCATGATCATACTCTCGCATAGGTGCTAATTGATAGTGGTTCGTCATGGAATGCCATGCTGAAATCAATACTCtcaaaattatttgttgatGGAGCCTATATGAAGCCCATTGTTATGGTGGTGAAAACATTTGATGGATCAAGGAGACAAGTCATCAATGAGATTGACATGAcaattcaaatcggaccccataACTTTGGAATAACCTTCCAAGTGATGAATATTAAACCGACATATAGTTTCTTTTTAGGGAGACCATAGATTCATGTtgctggagcagtgacatcaACTCTCtatcaaaaactaaattttatattgaacagtaagctgataataatatatGGGGAAAAAGATATGATAATGAGTCACCTATCTTTTATGGGTTACACCGAAGACACGGAGGAAGCCATAAAGGCTTTatttcaagcattagaaattgcAAATGCtatcttcatgggtgaagggTCTCTCTTAAAGGAATCAAAATTGtctaccacatcattgaagtctaccaaaGCCATGTTGGAAGGAGGTGTTTTTGTTAAATTGGGGAAATTGTTAAAACTACCAGAAAAGAACAATAAGTACGGGTTGAGATATGTACCTACCAAAGCTGATAAGGAAAAAgttgtgaaagaaaaaaaagcgaATGCACGATGGCTCGTCTAGAAAACCGGACACCAACTTCACAaaagattcctatttgtgacatttGCCAAACTTTTCAAAGCATCGGAATAATATATGCTAATTAGGTGACTGTTGCAGAAGAATATCACGATGATGATGCCCTCAAACTAGTATACCCTTGTCTTCCAAACACTAGTCTCAATAATTGGAAGATCGTCGAGTTTCCCATGTGTGTTATTCACGTTCAAACTAATTATGTATTTCAACTTCTTTTACTCtacccaaggctataaggataactaattaggacacatttatttcaatttcatacttattatcaataaatgcatttttgaatacTCAaactgtttatttattttttcctctTCTTGAAATagcaatctttattcatattttcttttttcctttttcttcttaatttaaataatgtcgagtcgaaaatgaatatgcTGAAAATAGTAGCGCTAGAACCCCTTCTTATAATTTTGAACCCATTTAATCACGATGATGAGGATTTTGAAGACAATTGTGAGCCTCCCAGAACTAGAAAGGATAATGGAATAGGAAGCTAGGATGATCCAGCCTtatcaagaacctgttgaggtAGTCAATTTGGGGGGGGGGNNNNNNNNNNNNNNNNNNNNNNNNNNNNNNNNNNNNNNNNNNNNNNNNNNNNNNNNNNNNNNNNNNNNNNNNNNNNNNNNNNNNNNNNNNNNNNNNNNNNNNNNNNNNNNNNNNNNNNNNNNNNNNNNNNNNNNNNNNNNNNNNNNNNNNNNNNNNNNNNNNNNNNNNNNNNNNNNNNNNNNNNNNNNNNNNNNNNNNNNNNNNGGGGGGGTGAATATGataagaaagaaattaaaattggtacatctatgaaagaaagtgaacaagaaaagttgattaaacttttatttgactATATGGATGTCTTGGCCTGGTCATATTAGAATATGTATgggctagatactaacatatTTGAACACAAGGTATCGCTCAAGCTTGAATTtactccaattaaacaaaaattgaggaagatgaatatgtcacttaaaattagaaaaGAGGTCAAGAAAAAATTTGACGTTGGTTTCTTAGCGGTGGAGAAATATCCTCAATGGATTGATAATATTGTCCCAGTTCCAAAAAAGaatggaaaggttcgaatgtgtgttgattatcaagatttaaataaagtcgatcctaaagatgatttccctttacctcatattgatgtcttggtggatagcactgctcaatactctcttttttccttcattAGTGGTTTCTCAGagtacaatcaaatcaagatggctcccgaggATATGGAAAAACTACATTCATTACACAATGGAAAACTTTctgctataaagtgatgccatttgggtTAAAGAATGttggggcaacctatcaaagatgTATTGTAAATTTGTTTCATCACATGATGTATAAAGAGATAGAGGTTTATATGGATGATATGACTGTGAGACTAAAGAAGTCCAGACCCCGTTGAAAACTtgctaaatgcacttttggtgtgAAATTAggcaagttacttgggtttatcgttagtcaaaaagggatagaagtggacTTAGATAaggtaagagcaatacaagaaatgttgGCTCCATGCATGGAAAAGAAGTATGTGGCTTCTTGgatagattgaattacattgttAGGTTCATATGACATCTCACTGCAACATGCGAGCCAATTTTAAAGTTGTTGtacaaagaccaaaaggttgaatgaaatgagaattgtcaaaaagtttTTGAGAAGATTAAGCAGTATTTGTTAAAACCTCCAATTTTGGTGCCTCTGGTTCCTCgaaaaccacttattatgtacttacaATACTTGACAGATCAATGGGTTGTGTACTAGGGCAACATGATGGATCTGGTAAAAAGGAGCACGCCgtttattattttagaaaaagttTACCAAttgtgaaacaagatattcattGCTAGAACGAACATGTTGCACATTAGCATGGGTTGTTTGTTGATTGAGGCAAtgcatgttatgtcatacaacttgatTAGTGTCTATGGACTTAATGAAGTACATGTTTTAGAAACCTGCTTTTACAGGAAGGGTTGTTCGTTCCTAGATGTTGTTGTTGGAATACGACCTGCTCAAATTGGCATTggtttatcctagtagctattgactatttcacaaaatgggtcaAACTTGTTTCTTATCCCAATGTGATGAGGAGCGTAgttgtcagattcatcaaaacataatttatttgtcGATATGGCAACATGATGAATCTGATAAAAAGAAGCATGccatttattatttgagcaaaaagtttaTCAATTGTGAAACAAGATGTTCACTGCTAGAACGAGCATGTTGCGCATTAGCATGAGCTGCTCgattgaggcaatacatgttatgtcatacaacttgattggtgtctaaaatggacctgATTAAGTACATTTTTTAGAAACCTACTCTTACAGGAAGAATTGCCCATTGGCAGATGTTTTTGTCAGAATTCCCTCGACcagagtcttgatggaaacaaaactagaagaggTAGAGTGAGTTCAATCACAATTTGGCCAATTGAATCttagagaagaaaaaagaatgataactCTGTGTCATGGTCACCTATATCATTTACATTTTTGTCTTTCTAGACATCAATGACCAATCCAAACACAATCATTTTTATTCATGTAAATCTATGCACCAATAACCAACATAGAAacaatcatttttcatttttgccaatcatttgtttatttttcattacATATCACATCCTTATTTGTTTTCGAATGACTACTTTTGCATCACACATGCTCTTGCATTAAGAATTAATCTACTTTcaaaatttagatatttatatttaattatgtttaacaacgataatattcatattttctaatagatataattaaataagaacaatacctcaattttgtctaaccatttaaaaataattcaaaaaaaaagtaagaatatgtttaataaatattttgcacttattattattaaagtttaaaaattgtCATGTTATAAATCTAGTCGAATTTTGGATTTATATGGGTTTCCATTACATTACATTtaacataaaacataaataaaaaaaccaaaagaAGTGTTTCTCGTCTTGCTGCACgccttatatttttattttctccttTCTTTCATTTCCTCCTTTTTGCAAACGCCCCTTCCcctatttatttagttatatatttatttattttttatttttgaataaggttattatttttactacttgtactttcaataaaaaaaataagtcacATTTTTTTCCTAATTATACGAggtttcttaattttttttacaaaataatacaaaattgaTAACTTAATTTTATCTCATGAACACACAGATTTATCATTTGAGTCTATATATTGAGAATAAAAATCACTAGAGTTTTTCTTGaactaaagataaaataaaaaaagagaaacaGAGAGTGTGAGAAGGAGAAAAGAAACAATATAGTAAAGGAAGAAGAAAATACACAACAAGGTATTCTAAAtctctttaatattaaatattctatatatataaatttttttttactgtttcaTACAAATACAAAAAGCTATATTCATGGTCTTCATATCTCGTAT from Cicer arietinum cultivar CDC Frontier isolate Library 1 chromosome 3, Cicar.CDCFrontier_v2.0, whole genome shotgun sequence encodes:
- the LOC113785806 gene encoding uncharacterized mitochondrial protein AtMg00820-like encodes the protein MEYKSSHLDSLIIGNTSDPLKTISTLKDKYLFSLLSQIEPTSFDEALSEDKWILAMQEQLKEFKMNDIWDLVPIPEEKNPIGTKWVFRNKLNEEGKVIINKAQLIAQGDTHLEDIDYIETFALVARLVGFCNADNAEDKLERKNISGNYTFLGETLISWSRKK